Proteins found in one Fodinicurvata sp. EGI_FJ10296 genomic segment:
- the rpsR gene encoding 30S ribosomal protein S18 yields MSAAQTRRPFFRRRKTCPFSGANAPAIDYKDVKLLSRFVSERGKIVPSRITAVSAKKQRELARAIKRSRQLALLPFVIR; encoded by the coding sequence ATGAGTGCAGCACAAACCCGCCGTCCATTCTTCCGCCGTCGGAAGACATGCCCCTTCTCCGGCGCAAACGCCCCGGCGATCGACTACAAGGACGTCAAGCTCCTGAGCCGATTCGTTTCCGAGCGCGGCAAGATCGTGCCGAGCCGGATCACTGCCGTTTCGGCGAAAAAGCAGCGCGAACTGGCCCGGGCCATCAAGCGGTCCCGGCAGCTTGCCCTGTTGCCGTTCGTCATCAGATAG
- a CDS encoding DUF2232 domain-containing protein: protein MITGKTPQAVAGGVASALCILAAVVGGPVALFLSWVAAVPLYMVGLSSGPAFALRGAAVGAVTVGILWLPVLPMFLLTVAIPVVVLSWAALTPLQPAGDGSFRRLSSGQLLTLMVGYAVTIITIAGFAFAGYDGGLTGLMLATMREPLQGVMLAMDLGMSQDEIEMIAQSMAVSLPAALGIYWVLWSIVNIGIANGMLRRFGQTLRPDFGAMTVAPPAWVSGAFVVLVAVAFASGSLIEGSVTALVSRNAVVLLVLVFFLVGVSVVHVVTIGKPARVLILTLFYVLVLMSGWLALVVAGLGIIEQWARMRERSMRSRPDEED, encoded by the coding sequence ATGATTACCGGTAAGACGCCGCAAGCCGTTGCCGGTGGCGTGGCAAGCGCTCTTTGCATTCTTGCTGCGGTCGTCGGAGGGCCTGTCGCGCTCTTCCTCTCCTGGGTCGCCGCCGTACCACTCTATATGGTGGGCCTGTCGTCAGGACCGGCATTCGCCCTTCGCGGGGCGGCCGTCGGCGCTGTGACAGTTGGCATCCTGTGGCTTCCGGTGTTGCCGATGTTCCTGTTGACGGTGGCGATACCCGTCGTTGTCTTGAGCTGGGCGGCGCTGACACCCCTTCAGCCTGCCGGTGACGGCAGCTTCCGGAGACTCAGCAGCGGCCAGTTGCTGACGCTGATGGTCGGCTACGCGGTCACGATCATAACGATCGCCGGATTCGCGTTCGCCGGCTATGATGGCGGGTTGACCGGACTGATGCTGGCGACCATGCGGGAGCCACTGCAGGGTGTGATGCTGGCCATGGATCTCGGCATGTCGCAGGACGAGATCGAGATGATCGCGCAATCGATGGCAGTATCGCTGCCTGCGGCTCTCGGCATCTACTGGGTGCTTTGGTCGATCGTCAATATCGGGATCGCCAACGGGATGCTCAGGCGTTTCGGTCAGACGCTCAGGCCTGACTTCGGGGCCATGACCGTGGCGCCGCCAGCCTGGGTATCCGGCGCCTTCGTCGTTCTGGTCGCGGTGGCGTTCGCAAGCGGATCGTTGATCGAGGGATCGGTCACCGCTCTTGTATCGCGCAATGCCGTCGTCCTGCTGGTCCTGGTTTTCTTTCTGGTCGGCGTTTCGGTCGTTCATGTGGTGACGATCGGGAAACCGGCCAGGGTGCTGATCCTGACGCTGTTTTATGTGCTGGTTCTGATGTCCGGATGGCTCGCGCTCGTCGTCGCCGGACTTGGGATTATTGAGCAATGGGCCCGGATGCGCGAAAGATCGATGCGCAGCCGGCCCGATGAGGAGGACTGA
- the rplI gene encoding 50S ribosomal protein L9 codes for MDVILLQRIEKLGQMGDVVKVRPGFARNFLLPQEKALRATKDNLAYFETQKVKLEAVNLKQKQEAEAVKERAQGKAIVIIRQAGESGQLYGSVSARDIADQLGDDDLKVGRNQVVIDRPIKTLGIFPVQLQLHPEVYADITVNVARSQDEADQQTSRGRALTRADLEEDVENEAMAAPGEPQTDEGAEQPSA; via the coding sequence ATGGACGTGATCCTTTTACAGCGGATCGAAAAACTGGGTCAGATGGGCGATGTCGTCAAAGTTCGCCCAGGCTTCGCCCGCAATTTTCTTTTGCCGCAGGAAAAGGCGCTTCGTGCGACCAAGGACAATCTGGCTTACTTCGAGACCCAGAAAGTCAAGCTAGAGGCTGTCAACCTGAAGCAAAAACAGGAAGCCGAGGCGGTCAAGGAACGGGCGCAAGGCAAGGCGATCGTCATCATCCGCCAGGCCGGCGAGAGCGGACAGCTTTACGGCTCGGTTTCAGCCCGGGATATCGCGGACCAGTTGGGCGACGACGATCTGAAGGTCGGGCGCAATCAGGTCGTGATTGACCGACCGATCAAGACACTGGGCATCTTCCCCGTTCAGCTGCAGTTGCACCCTGAGGTCTACGCCGACATTACCGTCAACGTCGCCCGTTCCCAGGATGAAGCTGATCAGCAAACCAGTCGCGGCCGCGCGCTGACCCGCGCCGATCTCGAAGAGGACGTCGAAAACGAAGCGATGGCCGCCCCGGGGGAACCACAGACCGACGAAGGCGCCGAGCAGCCTTCTGCCTGA
- a CDS encoding cyclopropane-fatty-acyl-phospholipid synthase family protein, whose protein sequence is MLLARLLNRLVRSGSLTVIDPSNERHHFGDAPPDTGVVIRLTDPALPRKLFFNAQLHLGEAYMDGTLRVERGTIYDLLDLVSRNMGFSGRLPFEQAGRPFRAIRRLLHQFNPAERSRRNVAHHYDLSGELYDLFLDDDHQYSCAYFTEGHQDLERAQLEKKRHLASKLYLNRSDLSVLDIGSGWGGMGLYLGSIGQCDVTGVTLSREQFDVSNRRARESGLSDRVGFRMTDYRDISGKFDRIVSVGMFEHVGAPHYPAFFERIRDLLTDDGVAVIHSIGRMDGPGITNQWIRKYIFPGGYSPALSEVLPVIENRGLWVTDVEILRLHYADTLKLWRERFVANRDRARDLYDERFCRMWEFYLAASEATFRHRGHMVFQLQITKNVDTLPRTRDYMVDDERRLAERESEVFAGNREHIMAHTETARAS, encoded by the coding sequence ATGCTCCTAGCCCGACTGCTGAATCGACTGGTGCGGTCCGGATCGTTGACGGTGATCGACCCGTCGAATGAACGGCATCACTTCGGCGACGCCCCTCCCGATACAGGGGTTGTTATCCGGCTGACCGACCCGGCCTTGCCACGCAAACTCTTTTTCAACGCGCAACTTCACCTGGGCGAAGCCTATATGGACGGCACACTACGGGTCGAGCGTGGAACCATCTACGATTTGCTCGACCTCGTCAGCCGCAATATGGGCTTTTCCGGGCGATTGCCGTTCGAGCAGGCCGGCCGGCCGTTTCGGGCGATCCGCAGACTATTGCACCAGTTCAATCCGGCAGAGCGGTCGCGCCGCAACGTGGCGCATCATTACGACTTGTCGGGTGAACTCTATGACCTGTTTCTGGATGACGATCACCAGTATTCGTGCGCCTATTTCACAGAGGGTCACCAAGACCTGGAACGTGCGCAACTTGAGAAGAAACGCCACCTTGCGTCGAAACTGTATTTGAACCGCAGCGATCTGTCCGTGCTCGATATCGGATCGGGCTGGGGCGGCATGGGCCTCTATCTGGGCTCGATCGGGCAATGCGACGTCACCGGCGTCACCCTGAGCCGGGAACAATTCGACGTTTCGAATCGGCGCGCCCGGGAAAGCGGCCTTTCCGACCGCGTCGGCTTCCGCATGACGGACTATCGGGACATCTCCGGGAAATTCGACCGGATCGTTTCCGTGGGGATGTTCGAGCATGTCGGCGCTCCCCACTATCCCGCGTTCTTCGAACGGATCCGCGATCTGCTGACCGACGACGGCGTTGCCGTGATTCATTCCATCGGACGCATGGACGGGCCGGGTATCACCAATCAGTGGATTCGCAAATACATCTTCCCGGGCGGCTACTCGCCGGCATTGTCGGAAGTGCTGCCCGTGATCGAAAACCGCGGTCTGTGGGTGACGGACGTTGAAATTCTCCGCCTTCACTATGCCGACACACTAAAGCTATGGCGCGAACGGTTCGTCGCCAACCGGGACCGGGCAAGAGACCTGTATGACGAGCGGTTCTGCCGGATGTGGGAATTTTATCTCGCCGCCAGCGAAGCGACCTTCCGCCATCGGGGCCATATGGTGTTCCAGCTTCAGATCACGAAGAACGTCGATACCCTGCCCCGCACCCGCGACTATATGGTCGATGATGAGCGAAGACTCGCAGAAAGAGAGAGCGAGGTGTTCGCTGGCAACCGCGAACACATTATGGCGCACACGGAAACGGCGCGGGCTTCGTAA
- a CDS encoding replicative DNA helicase, with protein MNRPPGPDAGRAAGNGQEASVSMPSNEAAEKALLGAILFDNELIDRVADFLKPDHFFWPIHGRIYSACSTLRQSLRVADEVTLQQYFEADGELETIGGIGYIAELSAAVVSPRSAEDYAKTIYDLNVRRQLIRIGQETTDEALDYDPDLDTPDLIRSAEEKLYVLANEGDFRKEFESFSTIIDRTIQSASEALNRDTALTGCTTGLVDLDRMLGGLQRSDLLILAGRPGMGKTALATNIAFNAARAHARNEGREGAVCAVFSLEMSSEQLGTRILSDAAEISSEKIRKGEIARKDFPRLVEAAQDIRSTPLFVDDTAGLTISMLRTRAMRLKRQHDLGMIVVDYVQLMRGATTNGRNAENRVQEISEITRGLKMIAKDLDVPVVALSQLSRAVEQREDKRPQLADLRESGSIEQDADVVLFVYRPAYYEEKKEPEAGTPEHADWQSRMERIHNIAQVIVAKQRHGPTGTVDLHFEGSYTRFSNLETRFDADGDL; from the coding sequence GTGAATCGGCCGCCAGGGCCGGACGCGGGTCGTGCTGCCGGAAATGGGCAGGAAGCCTCCGTCAGCATGCCGTCCAACGAGGCCGCCGAAAAAGCACTGCTCGGGGCAATTCTGTTCGACAACGAGCTGATCGACCGAGTCGCGGATTTCCTGAAGCCGGACCATTTTTTCTGGCCGATTCACGGCCGGATCTACAGCGCCTGCTCGACCTTGCGTCAAAGCCTGCGCGTCGCCGACGAGGTAACGCTGCAGCAGTATTTCGAGGCCGACGGCGAGCTGGAAACCATCGGCGGAATCGGCTACATCGCCGAGCTTTCGGCTGCCGTGGTTTCCCCCCGCTCGGCCGAGGACTACGCCAAGACGATCTACGACCTGAATGTCCGCCGGCAACTGATACGCATCGGCCAGGAGACGACGGACGAGGCGCTGGACTATGATCCCGATCTCGACACCCCCGACCTGATTCGCAGCGCTGAGGAAAAACTGTACGTCCTGGCGAACGAAGGGGACTTCCGCAAGGAATTCGAATCGTTCTCGACGATCATCGACCGCACGATCCAGTCGGCCAGCGAAGCCCTCAACCGTGACACCGCCCTTACGGGTTGCACCACCGGCCTCGTTGACCTGGACCGGATGCTTGGCGGTCTGCAAAGATCCGATCTGCTGATACTCGCCGGCCGCCCCGGCATGGGCAAGACCGCATTGGCCACCAATATCGCCTTTAACGCTGCCCGCGCCCATGCCCGCAACGAGGGGCGCGAGGGGGCCGTCTGCGCGGTATTCTCACTTGAGATGTCGTCGGAGCAGTTGGGCACCCGAATTCTCTCCGACGCTGCGGAGATTTCGAGCGAGAAGATCCGCAAAGGCGAAATAGCCCGCAAGGACTTCCCGCGGCTGGTCGAGGCGGCGCAGGATATCCGCTCGACGCCGCTTTTCGTCGACGATACCGCCGGACTGACGATTTCCATGCTGCGCACGCGGGCCATGCGCCTGAAGCGCCAACACGATCTCGGCATGATCGTCGTCGACTATGTACAGTTGATGCGCGGTGCCACCACCAACGGCCGCAACGCCGAGAACCGGGTTCAGGAGATCTCCGAGATCACACGCGGTCTTAAGATGATCGCCAAGGACCTGGACGTGCCTGTGGTCGCCCTTTCCCAGCTGTCGCGCGCGGTGGAACAGCGCGAAGACAAACGTCCGCAACTGGCTGACCTCCGCGAGTCCGGCTCCATCGAGCAGGATGCCGATGTCGTGTTGTTCGTATACCGCCCCGCCTATTACGAAGAAAAAAAGGAACCCGAGGCGGGGACGCCCGAACATGCCGATTGGCAATCGCGCATGGAACGCATACACAACATCGCCCAGGTGATCGTCGCCAAACAGCGTCACGGACCCACCGGAACGGTGGACCTTCATTTCGAAGGGTCGTACACCCGGTTCTCGAATCTTGAGACCCGTTTCGATGCCGACGGCGATTTGTGA
- the alr gene encoding alanine racemase, which produces MPLTDFPTSSRAAARAGAVLTIDTGALARNYSQLVATGAADEVAAVIKADGYGLGAAIVGPALWEAGARLFFVAHLDEGLDLRQILPQARIGILNGLMPGCEADYDQASLMPVLNHPGEIQRWSRWCESIGARRPAFIHLDTAMNRLGLTWQEQEALAADPASLGTISVAGYLSHPSSADDAASPVLDRQRAAFDAIRAQLPSAPGSIANSPAMFRQAGRGLDIARPGCALYGVNPTPEADNPMECVISLHARVLQVRSVRRGDAVGYGGTATADRPMTVATLAIGYADGYLRSIGNRGKMVVNGEEVPVMGRVSMDLTTVDVTDLPLSGLAAGDWVEAIGPGMPVDRVAAAAGTIGYEILTDLGRRYHRRVVSS; this is translated from the coding sequence GTGCCGTTGACGGATTTTCCGACGAGCAGCCGGGCGGCGGCGCGGGCCGGCGCCGTCCTTACCATCGATACCGGCGCGCTCGCCCGAAACTACAGCCAGCTCGTCGCCACCGGTGCGGCCGATGAGGTTGCCGCCGTCATCAAGGCCGACGGCTACGGCCTGGGTGCCGCCATCGTCGGCCCGGCCCTGTGGGAGGCCGGCGCCCGGCTTTTCTTTGTTGCGCATCTCGATGAAGGTCTGGACCTGCGTCAGATTCTGCCGCAGGCCCGCATCGGTATTCTCAATGGCCTGATGCCGGGATGCGAGGCCGACTACGACCAGGCCTCACTGATGCCGGTTCTCAATCACCCCGGAGAGATCCAGCGCTGGAGCCGATGGTGCGAGTCGATCGGCGCACGGCGGCCGGCATTCATCCACCTGGACACGGCCATGAACCGTCTGGGCCTCACCTGGCAAGAACAGGAAGCCCTTGCGGCCGATCCGGCATCGCTGGGGACGATTTCGGTCGCCGGCTATTTGTCCCATCCCTCATCGGCCGACGACGCCGCCAGCCCGGTGCTCGATCGTCAGCGCGCGGCATTCGATGCCATCCGCGCCCAATTGCCCTCGGCACCCGGCAGCATCGCCAATTCGCCGGCCATGTTTCGGCAAGCTGGCCGGGGGCTGGATATCGCCCGGCCCGGATGCGCGCTGTATGGTGTCAATCCGACGCCCGAAGCCGACAATCCCATGGAGTGCGTCATTTCACTTCATGCCCGCGTGCTTCAGGTGCGTTCCGTTCGACGCGGCGATGCGGTCGGGTATGGTGGAACAGCGACGGCAGACCGCCCGATGACGGTTGCCACCCTTGCCATCGGCTATGCGGACGGATATCTGCGATCGATCGGCAATCGGGGGAAGATGGTGGTAAATGGCGAGGAGGTGCCGGTAATGGGCCGTGTTTCGATGGATCTGACGACAGTCGATGTCACGGACCTGCCGCTCTCGGGGCTCGCGGCCGGGGATTGGGTCGAGGCGATAGGGCCCGGCATGCCGGTCGACCGGGTCGCCGCTGCAGCCGGCACGATCGGTTATGAGATCCTGACTGATCTTGGCCGTCGCTATCATCGTCGCGTGGTGTCTTCGTGA
- a CDS encoding ABC transporter permease — translation MTFNPIAPIGRSFLGFLAAVGRIAIFAATGVSHCFRPPIHVGAIVRQMVDIGYYSLPVVGLTALFTGMVLALQSYTGFSRFNAEDAIATIVVVSITRELGPVLAGLMVAGRIGAAMAAEIGTMRVTDQIDALTTLSTDPMKYLIAPRLIAGTLMLPCLVLVADIIGVFGGFLIAVYKLGFNPAVHLSNTWGYLEAIDVISGLVKAAVFGFIIALMGCYHGYSSRGGAQGVGAATTSAVVSASILILCFNYGLTEVFFSR, via the coding sequence GTGACGTTCAACCCGATCGCGCCGATCGGGCGCTCGTTTCTCGGCTTCCTGGCCGCCGTCGGCCGGATCGCGATTTTTGCCGCCACCGGCGTCAGCCATTGCTTCCGCCCGCCAATCCATGTCGGAGCGATCGTCCGCCAGATGGTCGACATCGGCTATTACTCGCTGCCGGTGGTCGGGCTGACCGCGCTCTTTACCGGGATGGTGCTGGCGCTGCAAAGCTATACCGGCTTTTCACGGTTCAATGCCGAAGACGCGATTGCCACGATCGTCGTCGTCTCGATCACCCGCGAACTCGGGCCCGTGCTTGCAGGGCTGATGGTCGCCGGGCGCATCGGTGCCGCCATGGCTGCGGAAATCGGCACGATGCGCGTGACCGACCAGATCGATGCGCTGACCACGCTGTCGACCGATCCGATGAAGTACCTGATCGCCCCAAGGCTGATCGCGGGCACCCTGATGCTGCCATGTCTGGTTCTGGTCGCCGATATTATCGGCGTCTTCGGCGGGTTCCTGATCGCGGTCTACAAGCTGGGCTTCAATCCGGCTGTGCATCTCAGCAATACCTGGGGCTATCTTGAGGCGATCGACGTCATCTCGGGGCTGGTCAAGGCAGCGGTGTTCGGCTTCATCATCGCCCTGATGGGCTGCTATCACGGCTATTCTTCGCGCGGCGGCGCCCAGGGCGTCGGCGCGGCAACGACCAGCGCCGTGGTTTCCGCCTCGATCCTGATCCTGTGCTTCAACTACGGGCTGACAGAGGTCTTCTTCTCGCGATGA
- a CDS encoding ATP-binding cassette domain-containing protein: MHDHPVPKIALAGLCKSFGEKSVLDGLDLTIAKGESVVVIGGSGTGKSVMLKCLLGLMEADAGSIRIDGEETRGLGRRARLERMQQVGMLFQGSALFDSLPVWRNVSFALLQRGHLNKAQARALAVDKLAMVGLDAEVAELLPSELSGGMQKRVALARAIAADPEILLFDEPTTGLDPIMSDVINDLIVRCVRSLGATALSITHDMASARKIGDRIAMLYEGRIIWAGPADTIFNSGNPYVDQFVNGHGEGPITMPVLAR, translated from the coding sequence ATGCACGATCACCCCGTCCCCAAGATCGCTTTGGCCGGTCTTTGCAAATCGTTCGGCGAAAAATCCGTCCTCGACGGACTCGACCTCACCATTGCCAAAGGCGAAAGCGTGGTTGTCATTGGCGGGTCGGGCACCGGAAAATCGGTGATGCTGAAATGTCTGCTTGGGCTGATGGAGGCTGACGCCGGAAGTATCCGGATCGATGGCGAAGAAACGCGCGGCCTGGGCCGCCGTGCCCGCCTCGAAAGAATGCAGCAAGTGGGCATGCTGTTTCAGGGCTCGGCTCTTTTCGACAGCCTGCCGGTCTGGCGGAACGTCAGCTTCGCACTGCTGCAGCGGGGCCACCTGAACAAGGCGCAGGCCCGCGCGCTCGCGGTCGACAAGCTGGCGATGGTGGGTCTGGATGCCGAGGTTGCGGAATTGCTGCCGTCGGAACTGTCGGGCGGCATGCAGAAAAGGGTGGCGCTGGCGCGCGCCATCGCGGCCGACCCGGAAATTCTGCTGTTCGACGAACCGACGACGGGCCTGGACCCGATCATGAGCGACGTGATCAACGACCTGATCGTCCGCTGCGTCCGAAGCCTGGGCGCGACGGCTCTGTCGATAACGCATGATATGGCGAGCGCCCGCAAGATCGGAGACCGAATCGCAATGCTGTACGAGGGCAGGATCATCTGGGCCGGCCCGGCCGACACAATCTTCAACTCCGGCAATCCCTATGTCGACCAGTTCGTGAACGGCCACGGTGAGGGTCCGATCACCATGCCCGTGTTGGCCCGGTAA
- the radA gene encoding DNA repair protein RadA — MARQSTRYTCQTCGTVHTKWAGQCDQCGSWNSIVEEAAPETRPKGLSAGRGRAIDFVGLDQHTADPPRRLSGIAEFDRVCGGGMVPGSAILIGGDPGIGKSTLLLQVVCRMAADQSCAYISGEEAVEQVRMRAARLGLAGAGVQLASATSVRDIVASLDRADGPKVAVIDSIQTMYIDSLDSAPGTVAQVRSSASELIRVAKRRGICLFLVGHVTKDGAIAGPRVLEHMVDCVLHFEGERGHHFRILRGIKNRFGPTDEIGVFEMAEEGLLEVENPSELFLADRRGDVSGASVFAGLEGTRPVLVEIQALVAPSPLGTPRRAVVGWDNARLAMVLAVLEARCGVPIGPRDVYLNVAGGLRIAEPAADLAVAAALLSSLSGQPLPRETVVFGEIGLSAEIRAVSQMDTRLKEAVKLGFTSAIVPVRRGRQGRKSATVSGHDALQVSEMAHVEDLLPMFGDELWSGPKQ, encoded by the coding sequence ATGGCCCGCCAATCGACCCGATATACCTGTCAGACCTGTGGCACCGTTCACACCAAATGGGCGGGCCAGTGCGACCAGTGCGGGTCGTGGAACAGCATCGTCGAAGAAGCGGCTCCGGAAACCCGGCCCAAGGGACTGTCGGCGGGCCGCGGGCGGGCGATCGACTTCGTCGGCCTGGACCAGCACACGGCCGATCCGCCGAGGCGCCTTTCCGGCATCGCGGAATTCGACCGCGTTTGCGGCGGCGGCATGGTCCCGGGCTCCGCGATCCTGATCGGCGGCGATCCCGGCATCGGCAAATCGACATTGCTCCTTCAGGTCGTATGCCGAATGGCGGCCGATCAGAGCTGTGCCTATATCTCCGGCGAGGAGGCCGTAGAGCAGGTCCGCATGCGCGCAGCCCGCCTGGGATTGGCGGGCGCCGGCGTCCAGCTGGCCTCCGCGACCAGTGTCCGCGATATCGTGGCATCCCTCGACCGCGCCGACGGCCCCAAGGTGGCGGTGATCGATTCGATCCAGACAATGTATATCGACAGTCTGGACAGCGCGCCGGGGACAGTGGCCCAGGTCCGATCCTCGGCGTCGGAACTGATCCGCGTTGCAAAGCGGCGTGGCATCTGCCTGTTTCTGGTCGGGCATGTGACCAAGGACGGCGCCATCGCCGGTCCGCGCGTGCTGGAACACATGGTGGACTGTGTCCTTCATTTCGAAGGTGAGCGCGGCCACCATTTCCGCATCCTGCGCGGGATCAAGAACCGTTTCGGCCCGACCGACGAAATCGGCGTGTTCGAGATGGCCGAAGAAGGGCTTCTTGAGGTCGAGAATCCCTCCGAACTGTTCCTTGCCGACCGGCGCGGAGATGTGTCCGGCGCCAGCGTGTTCGCCGGATTGGAGGGCACGAGGCCGGTCCTCGTGGAAATTCAGGCCCTGGTGGCGCCCTCGCCGCTCGGCACGCCCCGGCGCGCGGTCGTCGGCTGGGACAACGCCCGTCTGGCCATGGTGCTTGCCGTTCTCGAAGCGCGCTGCGGCGTGCCTATCGGGCCGCGCGACGTCTATCTGAACGTCGCCGGTGGCCTTCGAATCGCGGAACCGGCGGCCGACCTTGCCGTCGCCGCCGCGCTTCTGTCCTCACTTTCGGGCCAGCCCTTGCCGCGCGAAACCGTTGTCTTCGGTGAAATCGGCCTGTCGGCGGAGATCAGGGCTGTCAGTCAGATGGACACACGCCTGAAAGAAGCCGTCAAACTCGGCTTTACCAGCGCCATCGTGCCGGTACGGCGCGGACGCCAAGGCCGCAAATCCGCCACCGTTTCCGGCCATGACGCCCTTCAGGTATCGGAAATGGCGCATGTGGAAGACCTGTTGCCGATGTTCGGCGACGAACTCTGGTCGGGGCCGAAACAATAG
- a CDS encoding CvpA family protein codes for MTPGDIAVLGILFVSAILAFFRGFTREVLAIAGWVGAALVTLYTFPVASDVARTYISMDLLADIVGGTVVFIVTLIVLSIICHYIARLVTGSAINAIDRSLGFLFGLLRGAALVSLGYLVIVWFFPDPASRPDWVADARSEAMVARGAAILVSVVPDETMADGLGRADGMRGRIDETLDSYERLRRLDPSRFRDGDPSATTPPENPDTGYSDSARGRLESLIEHGN; via the coding sequence ATGACGCCGGGCGATATAGCGGTATTGGGCATTCTGTTCGTCTCGGCGATTCTGGCGTTCTTCCGGGGCTTCACGCGCGAGGTTCTTGCAATCGCCGGCTGGGTTGGCGCTGCGCTGGTGACCTTGTATACGTTTCCCGTGGCAAGCGATGTCGCCCGCACCTATATCAGTATGGACCTGCTCGCTGATATCGTCGGCGGAACCGTCGTGTTCATCGTGACCCTGATCGTGCTGTCGATCATCTGCCACTATATCGCCCGTCTGGTCACCGGATCGGCCATCAATGCCATCGACAGATCGCTTGGCTTCCTGTTCGGTCTTTTGCGGGGTGCGGCACTGGTATCGCTCGGCTATCTGGTGATCGTATGGTTTTTCCCGGATCCGGCGTCCCGCCCCGACTGGGTCGCAGATGCCCGCTCCGAGGCAATGGTTGCCCGGGGCGCCGCAATACTGGTTTCGGTGGTACCCGACGAAACCATGGCCGACGGACTGGGACGAGCCGACGGGATGCGGGGGCGCATCGATGAAACGCTCGATTCTTACGAAAGACTGAGGCGACTTGACCCTTCTCGCTTCCGTGATGGCGACCCGTCGGCTACAACGCCGCCTGAGAATCCTGACACCGGCTACAGCGATTCCGCGCGCGGTCGACTGGAAAGCCTGATCGAGCACGGAAACTAG